From Blattabacterium cuenoti, a single genomic window includes:
- the prfA gene encoding peptide chain release factor 1, with the protein MKKISLIHKLEISKKNFLEISKSITQPDIISNSKKYKILLEKYKKLKKIVSSYEEYNKKLVYLKEINFILENDLDIEMKEFAKIEKYNILENLSSIEKKLYQLVFFSKEEHVMEEDYRKEAIVEIRSGTGGDEACLFVEDILRMYTMYFKKLGWKYKIIYAQKGGIKGYKEIILEVNGEKGVYGNLKFESGVHRVQRVPKTESQGRVHTSAITVAVFPKVKDIEVNINLSDIKKDTFRSSGSGGQHVNKTESAVRLTHIPSQITVECQEERSQHKNFEKAMIILRSRIYQNEKEKRLAKISIKRKSLVSTGDRSVKIRTYNYPKNRVTDHRIHKSIYNLIGFMNGDIQEMINLLKFFEKK; encoded by the coding sequence ATGAAAAAAATTTCATTAATTCATAAGTTAGAAATTTCCAAAAAAAATTTTTTGGAAATTTCTAAATCAATTACACAACCCGATATTATATCCAATTCAAAAAAATACAAAATATTATTAGAAAAATACAAAAAATTAAAAAAAATAGTTTCTTCTTATGAAGAATACAACAAAAAATTAGTTTATCTGAAAGAAATAAACTTTATTTTAGAAAATGATTTAGATATAGAAATGAAGGAATTTGCTAAAATAGAAAAATACAATATTTTAGAAAATTTATCTTCAATTGAGAAAAAATTATATCAACTTGTTTTTTTTTCAAAAGAAGAACATGTCATGGAAGAAGATTATAGAAAAGAAGCTATCGTGGAAATACGTTCTGGAACAGGAGGAGATGAAGCGTGTCTTTTTGTTGAAGATATATTAAGAATGTACACTATGTATTTTAAAAAATTAGGTTGGAAATATAAAATTATATATGCTCAAAAAGGAGGAATAAAAGGATACAAAGAAATTATTCTAGAGGTCAATGGAGAAAAAGGTGTTTATGGTAACTTAAAATTTGAATCTGGAGTACACAGAGTACAAAGGGTTCCAAAAACAGAATCTCAAGGAAGAGTACACACATCGGCTATAACCGTTGCTGTTTTTCCTAAAGTAAAAGATATAGAAGTAAACATTAATTTATCTGATATAAAAAAAGATACTTTTAGATCTAGTGGATCCGGAGGTCAACATGTAAATAAAACAGAATCTGCCGTAAGATTAACTCATATTCCAAGTCAAATTACAGTAGAATGTCAAGAAGAACGCTCTCAACATAAAAATTTTGAAAAAGCAATGATTATTTTACGATCACGTATTTATCAAAATGAAAAAGAAAAAAGATTAGCAAAAATATCTATAAAAAGAAAATCTTTAGTTTCTACAGGGGATCGTTCCGTAAAAATTAGAACCTATAATTATCCTAAAAACAGAGTTACAGATCACAGAATCCATAAATCTATTTATAATCTAATAGGATTTATGAATGGAGATATTCAAGAAATGATTAACCTATTAAAATTTTTTGAAAAAAAATAA
- a CDS encoding lysophospholipid acyltransferase family protein, which translates to MRIIQIPLIFLWRMWFFLINIFLIPLWAGASIPFLFKDKHYPIAYWFHQMWARSNLFLMGFWYALENDQEILDKNQQYVIISNHSSIMDIMLIYSLMRNHPLVFVGKAELAKLPFFGFVYKKSNILIDRQNLSSCIQVFKKIEDKVDSGKSVCIFPEGRVPKPYILLDHFKSGAFFVAIFKKIPIVPFTIADIKTKFPSFYILKGGPGKIRIKQHHSISTKNLSLKDKNNLKKKCFDLIKYQLEKFEREKKNR; encoded by the coding sequence ATGAGAATTATTCAAATCCCATTAATATTTTTATGGCGTATGTGGTTTTTTCTTATCAATATATTTTTGATTCCATTATGGGCAGGAGCTTCTATTCCATTTCTTTTCAAGGATAAACATTATCCCATTGCTTATTGGTTTCATCAAATGTGGGCTAGAAGTAATCTTTTTCTTATGGGCTTTTGGTATGCGTTAGAAAACGATCAAGAGATATTAGATAAAAATCAACAATACGTAATTATTAGTAATCATAGTTCGATTATGGATATTATGTTAATATATTCTTTGATGAGAAACCATCCTTTGGTATTTGTGGGGAAAGCAGAATTAGCTAAACTTCCCTTTTTTGGATTTGTTTACAAAAAAAGTAATATTTTAATTGATAGACAAAACTTATCAAGTTGTATCCAAGTATTTAAAAAAATAGAAGATAAAGTGGATTCTGGAAAAAGTGTTTGTATTTTTCCAGAAGGTAGAGTTCCTAAACCTTATATTTTATTGGATCACTTTAAAAGTGGAGCGTTTTTTGTTGCTATTTTCAAAAAAATTCCGATTGTTCCTTTTACTATAGCCGATATAAAAACAAAATTTCCCAGTTTTTACATCCTAAAAGGAGGACCGGGGAAAATTAGAATAAAACAACATCATTCTATATCAACAAAAAATTTATCCTTGAAAGATAAGAATAACTTGAAAAAAAAATGTTTCGATTTAATCAAATATCAATTAGAAAAATTTGAACGTGAAAAAAAAAATCGTTAA
- a CDS encoding ribonuclease HI: MNKKIHIYTDGSSKGNPGPGGYGVFIETFLGHYYNRKIISEGYRYTTNNRMELLSVIVGLEKIENKKQNIIVFTDSKYIVNTVQNKWIDKWKKDNFHKKKNVDLWKKFINLFDKHFVVFFWIKSHNHHYINDYCDRLSVEASKKENLKIDYVYEREKKIR, encoded by the coding sequence GTGAATAAAAAAATTCATATTTATACTGATGGTTCATCAAAAGGAAATCCTGGTCCAGGAGGATATGGTGTTTTTATAGAAACATTTTTGGGTCATTATTATAATAGAAAAATAATATCAGAAGGGTATCGTTATACAACTAATAATAGAATGGAACTATTATCAGTAATAGTGGGATTGGAAAAAATAGAAAATAAAAAGCAAAATATTATTGTTTTTACTGACTCAAAATATATCGTAAATACTGTCCAAAATAAATGGATTGATAAATGGAAAAAAGATAATTTTCACAAAAAGAAAAATGTAGATTTATGGAAAAAATTTATCAATTTATTTGATAAACATTTTGTTGTATTTTTTTGGATAAAAAGCCATAATCACCATTATATCAATGATTATTGTGATCGATTATCTGTAGAAGCTTCCAAAAAAGAAAATCTAAAAATAGATTACGTATATGAAAGAGAAAAAAAAATACGATGA
- the proS gene encoding proline--tRNA ligase, with protein sequence MSQLTKRHENYSKWYNEIVVKSGLAEFSGIRGFMIIKPYGYSLWDRMKIILDKMFKSTGHQNAYFPLLIPKSYFSKEKEHTDIFSEGCAVVTHSRLKKNKSQEKLIIDPESKLQEELVIRPTSESIIWKTYKHWIQSYRDLPILLNQWGNAIRWEMRTRLFIRTNEFLWQEGHTAHSTEKEAIEEAIKILNIYTDFSEKFMAIPVLRGIKPYMDKFHGSEKTYCIEALMQDGKALQIGTSHFLGQNFSKAFNVKFTNYNGKKEYVWSTSWGISTRLIGALIMSHSDDKGLILPPKIAPIQIIIIPIFDKNQYTMIHELSKKILNILEKEKIRVKYDNRDILTPGWKFHEYEMKGIPIRISIGKNEIQNGKVEIFRRDTYEKTYIPWINLKKSIPKLLDEIQKNIYEKAFQRTKKLIIKLDDYNDFKDQINHSGGFIFAHWDGTRNTSKKIQEETEATIRCIPMSNENEKGKCIYSGNLSFKRVVFSKSY encoded by the coding sequence ATGAGCCAATTAACTAAACGTCATGAAAATTATTCAAAATGGTACAATGAAATTGTTGTAAAATCCGGTTTAGCCGAATTTTCAGGAATACGTGGTTTTATGATTATCAAACCATATGGATATTCTTTATGGGATAGAATGAAAATAATACTAGATAAAATGTTCAAATCCACTGGACATCAAAATGCTTATTTTCCTTTACTTATTCCAAAATCTTATTTTTCAAAAGAAAAAGAACACACTGATATTTTTTCTGAAGGATGTGCAGTTGTTACACATTCTAGATTAAAAAAAAATAAAAGTCAAGAAAAACTTATCATTGATCCTGAATCTAAGTTGCAAGAAGAGCTAGTTATAAGACCCACTTCAGAAAGTATTATATGGAAAACTTATAAACATTGGATTCAGTCTTATAGAGATTTACCTATTTTGTTAAATCAATGGGGAAATGCAATAAGATGGGAAATGAGAACTCGTTTATTTATTAGAACCAATGAATTTTTATGGCAAGAAGGTCATACTGCTCACTCTACAGAGAAAGAAGCAATAGAAGAAGCTATAAAAATATTGAATATATATACAGATTTTTCAGAAAAATTTATGGCTATTCCTGTATTACGAGGAATTAAACCATATATGGATAAATTTCATGGATCCGAAAAAACATATTGTATTGAAGCGCTTATGCAAGACGGAAAAGCTTTACAAATTGGAACATCTCATTTTTTAGGACAAAATTTTTCAAAAGCTTTTAATGTAAAATTTACTAATTATAATGGAAAAAAAGAATATGTATGGTCCACTTCTTGGGGGATATCGACTAGATTAATAGGAGCATTAATCATGTCTCATTCTGATGATAAAGGATTAATCTTACCTCCAAAAATAGCTCCAATACAAATCATTATCATACCAATATTTGATAAAAATCAATACACTATGATTCATGAATTATCGAAAAAAATTTTAAATATTTTAGAAAAAGAAAAAATTCGAGTTAAATATGATAATAGAGATATATTAACTCCTGGATGGAAATTTCATGAATATGAAATGAAAGGAATTCCCATACGAATCAGTATAGGAAAAAATGAAATTCAAAATGGAAAAGTCGAAATTTTTCGAAGAGATACATATGAAAAAACGTATATACCTTGGATCAATTTAAAAAAATCAATACCAAAATTACTAGATGAAATACAGAAAAACATTTATGAAAAAGCTTTTCAAAGAACTAAAAAATTAATTATTAAATTAGATGATTACAATGATTTTAAGGATCAAATCAATCATTCAGGAGGTTTTATTTTTGCTCATTGGGATGGAACGAGAAATACAAGTAAAAAAATTCAAGAAGAAACCGAAGCAACTATACGTTGTATTCCTATGTCTAATGAAAATGAAAAGGGAAAATGTATTTATTCCGGAAATCTTTCTTTTAAAAGAGTTGTTTTTTCTAAATCCTATTGA
- the accB gene encoding acetyl-CoA carboxylase biotin carboxyl carrier protein, translated as MDFKKIKSLIQLISDYNMDEIRIKIENTEIYIKNRVWIQNEKRLWKSVRSPKISSSSSISDFSDKFYYNKTDTENHNQYLTIKSPMIGTFYRKPHPNQKPFVKIGDKIKIGMKVCVIEAMKLFNDIESEIDGKLIKVLVEDASPVDYDQPLFLLDPNC; from the coding sequence ATGGATTTTAAAAAAATTAAATCCTTGATTCAGTTGATTTCGGATTATAATATGGATGAAATAAGGATAAAAATAGAAAATACTGAAATTTATATAAAAAACAGAGTATGGATACAAAATGAAAAACGTTTATGGAAATCTGTTCGTTCACCTAAAATATCTTCATCATCTTCTATTTCTGATTTTTCTGATAAATTCTATTATAATAAAACGGATACAGAAAATCATAATCAATATTTAACCATAAAATCTCCTATGATAGGAACATTTTACAGAAAACCTCATCCCAATCAAAAACCTTTTGTAAAAATAGGAGATAAGATAAAAATAGGAATGAAAGTTTGTGTGATAGAGGCGATGAAACTATTTAATGATATTGAATCTGAAATAGATGGTAAACTAATTAAAGTTTTAGTGGAAGATGCTTCTCCTGTTGATTATGATCAACCTTTATTTCTGTTAGATCCTAATTGTTAA
- a CDS encoding DUF4293 family protein gives MLNLFLFNKKKLQIFFNKINILTNSIHLLIFLLSLYQLNRYTLIILIFFILCIYFLYLTNKAIKKDIELIDSISRIR, from the coding sequence ATTTTAAATCTTTTCCTTTTTAATAAAAAAAAATTACAAATATTTTTTAATAAAATTAATATACTTACTAATAGTATTCATCTACTGATTTTTTTATTATCATTATATCAATTAAATAGATATACACTAATCATCCTCATTTTTTTTATATTATGTATATATTTTTTGTATCTGACAAACAAAGCCATAAAAAAGGATATCGAATTAATCGATTCTATAAGTCGCATACGATGA
- the pyrF gene encoding orotidine-5'-phosphate decarboxylase gives MEEKEQFFLEIYNLGIIKFGNFTLKSGMNSPIYIDFRPIASRPDLLIKLSDLLIHEVPSFDFELICGVPYAALPIATAFSLRSKIPLIIKRKENKGYGTERMIEGIYKAGQNCLIIEDVITSGDSLLKTIIDIEKEGLIIRNIMSILDREQGGIENIKEKGYDIRTLFRIGEVFKLLKKKHFLKKKEIHMIQFFLKKKNIRYFQNKRISYEEKKEIISHPIGKKLIEITLKKKTNLIVSADLVHTKNILKLVNLIGDRICGLKLHVDIINDFSYSFINSLKKISIEKKFLLFEDRKLCDVGPTNCLQLHYGIHKISSWADIITVHVIAGGMSIRNLNIPHHMGLITISEMSSYGRLSDDNYIKKAINISLENPKVIGTVAQRKVDNRLLLFTPGIHFYQNDNNIGNRYIHPVQAFEKNESDFIIVGKAIYQSLNPKIAAEEYRNAGWKAYENGL, from the coding sequence ATGGAAGAAAAAGAACAATTTTTTTTAGAAATTTATAATTTAGGAATTATAAAATTTGGAAATTTTACACTGAAAAGTGGAATGAATTCACCTATATATATAGATTTTCGTCCAATAGCTTCTAGACCGGATTTACTAATTAAATTATCAGATTTACTCATTCATGAAGTTCCATCTTTTGATTTTGAATTAATCTGTGGAGTTCCATATGCTGCTTTACCTATAGCTACTGCTTTTTCTTTAAGATCTAAAATTCCACTAATTATTAAAAGAAAAGAAAATAAAGGGTATGGAACAGAACGAATGATTGAAGGAATATATAAAGCAGGACAAAATTGCTTGATTATAGAAGATGTTATCACAAGTGGTGATAGTTTACTTAAAACTATAATTGATATTGAAAAAGAAGGATTAATCATTAGAAATATTATGTCTATTCTTGATAGAGAACAAGGAGGAATTGAAAATATAAAAGAAAAAGGATATGATATACGAACTTTATTTAGGATTGGAGAAGTTTTCAAACTTTTAAAAAAAAAACATTTTTTAAAAAAAAAAGAAATACATATGATTCAATTTTTTTTAAAAAAAAAAAATATAAGATATTTTCAAAACAAAAGAATCTCTTACGAAGAAAAAAAAGAAATAATTTCTCATCCTATAGGAAAAAAACTTATAGAGATTACGTTGAAAAAAAAAACAAATTTAATAGTTTCTGCGGATTTAGTACATACTAAAAATATTTTAAAATTAGTCAATTTAATTGGAGATAGAATTTGTGGATTAAAACTTCATGTAGATATTATAAATGATTTTTCATATTCATTTATTAATTCTCTTAAAAAAATTTCTATAGAAAAAAAATTTCTATTATTTGAAGATAGAAAATTATGTGATGTTGGTCCTACTAATTGTCTTCAATTACATTATGGAATACACAAAATATCTTCTTGGGCAGATATTATTACAGTGCATGTCATTGCTGGTGGTATGAGTATACGAAACTTGAATATTCCACATCATATGGGATTGATTACAATATCTGAAATGTCTTCTTATGGAAGATTATCTGATGACAATTACATAAAAAAAGCTATTAATATTTCTTTAGAAAACCCCAAAGTTATTGGAACTGTAGCACAAAGAAAAGTAGATAATAGATTATTATTATTTACACCTGGTATTCATTTTTATCAAAATGATAATAACATAGGAAATAGATACATACACCCTGTACAAGCTTTTGAAAAAAATGAAAGTGATTTTATTATTGTGGGAAAAGCTATATATCAATCTTTGAATCCCAAAATAGCCGCAGAAGAATATAGAAATGCAGGATGGAAAGCTTATGAAAATGGATTATGA
- the rpmF gene encoding 50S ribosomal protein L32 codes for MAHPKRRQSKSRKNKRRSHLKIKEPLLKKCVLTNQKHLYHHAHWHENKLYYRGKVLYLKQDKEGKES; via the coding sequence ATGGCTCATCCTAAAAGAAGACAATCTAAATCTAGAAAAAATAAAAGAAGAAGTCATTTGAAAATAAAAGAACCTTTATTAAAAAAATGTGTTTTAACAAATCAAAAACATTTGTATCATCATGCACATTGGCATGAAAATAAACTATATTATAGAGGAAAAGTGTTATATCTTAAACAAGATAAAGAAGGAAAAGAATCCTGA
- the accC gene encoding acetyl-CoA carboxylase biotin carboxylase subunit, protein MFKKILIANRGEIALRIIRTAKEMGIKTVAVYSTADKHSLHVYFADEAVCIGPPPSYQSYLNIPNLISAAEITNADAIHPGYGFLSENAYFSSVCDKHGIKFIGAKPHHMIQMGNKILAKKTMKKVGISCLPGSDCFVESYSKKIEEIADKIGYPIIIKAVSGGGGKGIRSVLNKKNFKNSWESAKKEAWSCFGKKDMYIEKLILNPRHIEIQIIGDKYGKACHLSERDCSIQRRNQKLVEEAPSPFLTPHLRKKMGEEAVKAAEYIHYEGVGTIEFLVDKNKNFYFMEMNPRIQVEHTITEEITGLDLIQEQISIAYGKKLSRQKNYYPKMYSIECRINAEEPYQNFRPVPGKITQMHLPGGKGVRIDTHIYAGYFIPHYYDSMIAKIITTAKTRKETIEKMRRSLDEFVIEGIQTTLPFLRKVIQHNDFLKGNYNTNFLDNQNLDFLFSSK, encoded by the coding sequence ATGTTTAAAAAAATATTAATAGCTAATCGTGGAGAAATAGCTTTACGAATTATAAGGACAGCTAAAGAAATGGGGATTAAAACCGTAGCTGTTTACTCTACAGCAGACAAACATAGTCTTCATGTTTATTTTGCGGATGAAGCTGTATGTATAGGTCCTCCTCCTTCATATCAATCTTATTTAAATATTCCAAATTTAATTTCTGCGGCAGAAATTACAAATGCAGATGCCATTCATCCTGGATATGGGTTTTTATCTGAAAATGCATATTTTTCTTCTGTTTGCGATAAACATGGTATCAAGTTTATTGGAGCTAAACCTCATCATATGATTCAAATGGGTAATAAAATTTTAGCTAAAAAAACCATGAAAAAAGTTGGAATTTCTTGTTTACCTGGATCTGATTGTTTTGTTGAATCGTATTCTAAAAAAATAGAAGAAATAGCAGATAAAATAGGATATCCTATTATTATCAAAGCAGTATCTGGAGGTGGAGGAAAAGGAATACGATCTGTTTTAAATAAAAAAAATTTTAAAAATTCTTGGGAATCTGCTAAAAAAGAAGCTTGGTCTTGTTTTGGAAAAAAAGATATGTATATAGAAAAATTAATCCTAAATCCAAGACATATTGAAATTCAAATTATAGGAGATAAATATGGAAAAGCATGTCACTTGTCAGAAAGAGATTGTTCTATTCAAAGAAGAAATCAAAAATTAGTGGAAGAAGCTCCTTCTCCATTTTTAACTCCACATCTTAGGAAAAAAATGGGAGAAGAAGCAGTCAAAGCGGCTGAATATATTCATTATGAAGGAGTAGGGACTATAGAATTTTTGGTGGATAAAAATAAGAATTTTTATTTTATGGAAATGAATCCCAGGATACAAGTAGAACACACCATTACCGAAGAAATAACAGGTTTAGACTTAATTCAAGAACAAATATCTATAGCTTATGGAAAAAAACTTTCTAGACAAAAAAATTATTATCCCAAAATGTATTCAATAGAATGTAGAATTAATGCAGAAGAACCGTATCAAAATTTCCGTCCAGTTCCTGGAAAAATAACTCAAATGCATTTACCTGGAGGAAAAGGCGTACGTATTGATACACATATTTATGCAGGATATTTTATTCCACATTATTATGATTCCATGATAGCTAAAATTATTACCACGGCAAAAACTAGAAAAGAAACCATTGAAAAAATGCGTCGTTCTTTAGATGAATTTGTAATAGAAGGGATACAGACAACTCTTCCTTTTCTTAGAAAAGTTATACAACATAATGATTTTTTAAAAGGAAATTATAATACAAATTTTTTAGATAATCAAAATTTAGATTTTTTATTCTCATCAAAATAA
- the fbp gene encoding class 1 fructose-bisphosphatase, which produces MYTLGEFIIENRDRFSYSTEGLLRLFSSIKLASKAIHKEVNKAGLTEKIIGSSGITNVQGENQQKLDDFAHRAFIESFKSRNIVCGIASEESKDFIVIKGKKENVSHNQYIVLIDPLDGSSNIDVNVSIGTIFSVYMRKSSIRVNLTIEDFLQKGNQQILAGYVIYGSSTILVYSTGNGVNGFTLDPSVGTFYLSHSNLRFPKIEKIYSINEGNYAKFPNGIRKFIRYCQEKKDNRPYTARYIGSLVGDFHRNMIQGGIYIYPKTASSPEGKLRLLYECNPMAFLAEQAGGKASDGKKRILDIEPIKLHQRTPFICGPVGMVSKLEEFMIDCE; this is translated from the coding sequence ATGTATACATTAGGAGAATTTATTATAGAAAATAGAGATCGTTTTTCATATTCTACCGAAGGATTATTACGATTATTTAGCTCTATAAAATTAGCTTCTAAGGCAATTCATAAAGAAGTAAACAAAGCAGGATTAACAGAAAAAATTATAGGAAGTTCTGGAATCACTAACGTTCAAGGAGAAAATCAACAAAAATTGGATGATTTTGCTCATAGAGCTTTCATTGAATCTTTTAAAAGTAGAAATATTGTTTGTGGAATTGCCTCTGAAGAGAGTAAAGATTTTATAGTCATAAAAGGAAAAAAAGAAAATGTTTCTCATAATCAATACATTGTTTTAATAGATCCACTTGATGGTTCTTCTAATATAGATGTCAACGTTTCTATTGGAACTATATTTTCTGTATATATGAGAAAATCCTCTATTCGAGTAAATTTAACAATAGAAGATTTTTTACAAAAAGGAAATCAACAAATTCTTGCAGGATATGTTATTTATGGATCTTCTACAATATTGGTATATAGTACAGGAAATGGAGTCAATGGATTTACTTTAGATCCTTCAGTTGGAACATTTTATTTATCTCATTCTAATCTTCGTTTTCCTAAAATAGAAAAAATTTATTCTATTAATGAAGGAAATTATGCTAAATTTCCTAATGGAATTAGGAAATTTATTAGATATTGTCAAGAAAAAAAAGATAACCGTCCTTATACAGCCAGATATATTGGATCTTTAGTGGGAGATTTTCATAGAAATATGATTCAAGGAGGAATATATATTTACCCTAAAACAGCTTCTTCTCCAGAAGGAAAATTAAGATTACTTTATGAATGTAATCCTATGGCTTTTTTAGCAGAACAAGCTGGAGGAAAAGCTTCTGATGGAAAAAAACGGATTCTAGATATAGAACCTATTAAATTACATCAAAGAACTCCATTTATTTGTGGGCCTGTCGGAATGGTTTCTAAATTAGAAGAGTTTATGATAGATTGTGAATAA
- a CDS encoding ribonuclease P protein component codes for MRNRKTKFINKPCWNFSQKKNLKKSVHRNRIKRLLKASFILNKYILEKNMIKSCYIIFIYKAFYLPKFKDVNESIISILNKINHYWNN; via the coding sequence ATTAGAAACCGAAAAACAAAATTTATCAATAAACCTTGTTGGAACTTTAGTCAAAAAAAAAATTTAAAAAAATCAGTTCACAGGAATAGAATAAAACGTTTATTAAAAGCTTCTTTTATTTTGAATAAATACATTTTAGAAAAAAATATGATAAAAAGTTGTTATATAATTTTTATTTATAAAGCTTTTTATTTACCTAAATTTAAAGATGTAAATGAATCTATTATAAGTATTCTCAATAAAATAAATCATTATTGGAATAATTGA
- a CDS encoding MarC family protein has product MEWINSLISCFMILFSIIDILGNAPIIMGFKSKGNIIETKKVIITSLVIFLSFLFLGQPMLKIIGIDVHSFSVAGSIVLFLIGLEMILGIDLHKTTENAQTSIVPIAFPLIAGPGSLTTLISLRATYDVNIILLSLILNMIVVYFVIDKCDFIAEKIGNNGLDILKKIFGIILLAFAVKIFGANANQLFQ; this is encoded by the coding sequence ATGGAATGGATAAATTCATTAATTAGTTGTTTTATGATACTTTTTAGTATTATAGACATATTAGGTAATGCTCCTATAATTATGGGATTTAAATCAAAGGGAAACATTATAGAAACTAAAAAAGTTATAATTACTTCTCTTGTAATATTTTTATCTTTTCTTTTTTTAGGACAACCTATGCTTAAAATCATTGGAATTGATGTCCATTCTTTTTCTGTAGCAGGATCTATAGTGTTATTTTTAATTGGATTAGAAATGATATTAGGAATAGATCTTCATAAAACAACGGAAAATGCTCAAACTTCTATTGTTCCAATAGCTTTTCCACTTATAGCTGGTCCTGGATCTTTAACTACTTTAATTTCATTAAGAGCAACTTATGATGTAAATATTATTCTGTTATCTCTTATTTTAAATATGATAGTCGTCTATTTTGTAATAGATAAATGTGATTTTATAGCCGAAAAAATAGGAAATAATGGATTGGATATTTTAAAAAAAATATTTGGAATTATTTTATTAGCTTTTGCAGTGAAAATTTTTGGAGCTAATGCCAATCAATTATTCCAATAA
- a CDS encoding dihydroorotate oxidase has product MKKIDTSTSINGIKLPLCIMNASGALCSTNKELSNLLNSSSGGVVTKSCTYKSRKGNVLPRYFEWDLGSINSMGLPNYGIDFYLNFLEKKTIDKPIFLSISGLSEEENYFLIQKANQSSKVTAIELNLSCPNLIEKENMLGYDFDKISNFIENIFKFNKKPLGIKLPPYFQDIHIKNVASILNQFPIFFITCINSLPNGLFIDTNKESVVIRPKGGFGGIGGAIIKPFALANIHKFYTYLRKDIPIIGCGGISSGKDIFEHILCGASAVQIGTQFMKEGVSIFKRLKKELIFILEKKNYSSLNSFKGKLKNFQ; this is encoded by the coding sequence ATGAAAAAAATAGATACTTCTACAAGTATAAATGGAATAAAACTCCCATTATGTATTATGAACGCTTCAGGAGCCCTTTGTTCTACAAATAAGGAACTATCTAATTTATTAAATAGTTCTTCTGGTGGAGTGGTAACAAAAAGTTGTACATATAAATCAAGAAAAGGAAACGTTTTACCTAGATATTTTGAATGGGATTTAGGAAGCATAAATTCTATGGGATTACCTAATTATGGTATTGATTTTTATCTAAATTTTTTAGAAAAAAAAACAATAGATAAACCTATTTTTCTTTCTATATCTGGATTATCCGAAGAAGAAAATTATTTTTTAATTCAAAAAGCAAACCAATCTTCAAAAGTTACGGCAATAGAACTAAACTTGTCTTGCCCAAATCTTATTGAAAAAGAAAATATGTTAGGTTATGATTTTGATAAAATATCAAATTTCATAGAAAATATATTTAAATTTAATAAAAAACCTTTAGGAATCAAACTTCCTCCTTATTTTCAAGATATACACATCAAAAATGTAGCTTCTATATTAAATCAGTTTCCTATTTTTTTCATTACTTGTATTAATAGTTTACCTAATGGTCTTTTTATTGATACAAATAAAGAGTCTGTAGTAATACGACCAAAAGGAGGTTTTGGAGGGATTGGGGGGGCAATTATCAAACCATTTGCATTAGCTAATATTCACAAATTTTATACTTATCTCCGGAAAGATATTCCTATAATAGGATGTGGAGGAATTTCTTCTGGAAAAGATATTTTTGAACATATATTATGTGGAGCTTCTGCTGTTCAAATTGGAACACAATTTATGAAAGAAGGGGTTTCAATCTTTAAAAGATTAAAAAAAGAATTAATTTTTATTTTAGAAAAAAAAAATTATTCATCTTTAAATAGTTTTAAAGGAAAATTAAAAAATTTTCAATAG